One Coffea arabica cultivar ET-39 chromosome 5c, Coffea Arabica ET-39 HiFi, whole genome shotgun sequence DNA window includes the following coding sequences:
- the LOC140007229 gene encoding uncharacterized protein, protein MALLHSIRVGFVEAGEVRIDLALRLYFVAKVQGRRDEAGTSYEGPIKRAWKSLWKQKVCQKLKMFIWKCLHGGLPVRGEIHKRTKQGDPKCAGCGEEEETIEHLLLQCNKVKEVWKLSPVQWDGIQHTSNCFRKWWTVIMEAQEERGGEDQVNLTINILWQVWKARNEREFEYKEREPHKVIQKAVKGWMELDEANRGKETRKNTKGTEALQCMERVQSQEGNQARLLIKVHTHQDRRQQMVGIGITATDSAGCLQASWALRERMAGDTKQDQAGAVRLALLNAISQGWTSVKVELEDSDLVECIKYTRTSNQQMVTLLEDIKYISNLFQKCSFSFVESGFVGSIKLSMHALNILVDEEWVNPNL, encoded by the exons ATGGCTCTATTGCACAGTATCAGAGTTGGGTTTGTAGAG GCGGGTGAAGTACGGATAGATCTCGCTCTTAGATTGTACTTTGTTGCTAAGGTACAAG GAAGGAGGGATGAAGCTGGGACAAGCTATGAAGGGCCCATTAAGAGAGCTTGGAAATCATTATGGAAGCAGAAGGTgtgccaaaaattgaaaatgttcATATGGAAGTGTCTGCATGGAGGTCTCCCAGTGAGAGGTGAAATTCATAAAAGAACAAAGCAAGGAGATCCTAAATGTGCAGGTTGTGGCGAAGAGGAGGAAACCATAGAACATCTGCTGCTCCAGTGTAACAAAGTAAaggaagtttggaagctatcgcCTGTGCAATGGGATGGCATACAGCACACATCAAATTGCTTCAGAAAATGGTGGACAGTAATTATGGAGGCCCAAGAAGAAAGAGGAGGGGAGGACCAAGTAAACCTCACCATAAATATTCTCTGGCAGGTTTGGAAGGCCAGAAATGAGAGGGAGTTTGAATACAAGGAAAGGGAACCGCATAAAGTAATACAAAAAGCTGTTAAGGGATGGATGGAATTGGATGAAGCCAACAGAGGGAAGGAGACAAGGAAGAACACCAAGGGAACAGAAGCTCTGCAATGCATGGAGAGAGTTCAAAGCCAGGAAGGAAATCAAGCCAGGCTGCTGATCAAGGTCCACACGCACCAAGACAGAAGGCAACAAATGGTGGGGATTGGAATCACTGCTACTGACTCGGCAGGTTGTCTGCAAGCAAGCTGGGCACTAAGGGAAAGAATGGCTGGAGACACAAAGCAGGACCAAGCTGGTGCGGTGAGGCTAGCACTTCTGAATGCAATTAGTCAAGGCTGGACGAGTGTTAAAGTAGAGCTAGAAGATAGTGATCTGGTAGAGTGCATAAAATATACAAGAACCAGCAATCAACAGATGGTTACACTCCTGGAGgatataaaatatataagtaaTTTGTTCCAAAAGTGTTCTTTCTCTTTTGTTGAATCAGGATTTGTAGGAAGTATCAAGTTGAGCATGCATGCTCTAAACATTCTCGTAGATGAGGAATGGGTGAATCCCAACTTGTAG